One window from the genome of Echinicola vietnamensis DSM 17526 encodes:
- a CDS encoding SusC/RagA family TonB-linked outer membrane protein, which yields MRRHIQGMGILLFAQLLLLLFHGAAYGQQITVSGTVTSGEDGTTLPGVNILLKGTGKGTISDIDGKYSITVPSTGTLVFTFIGYKSREMAIGNRTVLDVEMGPDLQALDEVVVVGFGEQKKATMTGAVASIGDKELVQSPVANISNSLVGRLPGLIAVQSSGEPGYDQSSLKIRGIATLNTGAESDPLILVDGVQRSNLNQIDPHEIETLSILKDASATAVFGVRGANGVILITTKTGSKGKPEINYTANFGLQSPNSLPDLLDSYQYAMLRNEASVNSGQEPYFSESSLELYRNGGDPYFHPNVDWFDLVLKDYSAQQQHNFNISGGTDNTRYFVSLGYFDQNGAYDVQDVQTAYSANPKFKRYNFRSNFDIDFNKDFSASVKLSGQFTDSNYPGYGAGEIFFRILNSNPMMNPGVIDGKLISGVEGLPSSSGSPLDAIVNNGYQRNFGSTMNTNVSLKHKLGFITEGLSVRGMVAYDNYYQHNVSRSKESMKYRIVKDPEDPTQPVFLPQGMDAPFSFGESYGRNRKTYFEGAVDYSRSFGQHNITGMALYMQERYTAPGQEYNVPRGYQGLVGRVTYNFKEKYLSEFNMGYNGSENFPEGKRFGFFPSFSLGWVLTEESFIPTGDFLSYVKIRGSYGEVGNDKIGGARFLYLPSVFYPNSGGYHFGQYGDNYQWYSGSQEGRVGNPDVTWERAKKFNLGIETGFFGDKLRINADIFAEKRDNILWYLGTVPDLVQADLPPVNIGKVENKGFELEVNFNDQIGEFKYWVKSNYSLAKNKILYMDEPNRAHEWLQRTGHPVGQYWGLQSDGFYNTEEELASAPTSAFTAELQVGDIRYVDQNDDGTIDQYDEVPIGNSNFPQVIYGLSFGGQYKGFDFSVLFQGADRVSTYIDQMGAWAFDTDWRNATSRHLERWTQERYEQNLPISYPRVELSPTSGKHNYRPSDFWLEDASYIRLKNAEIAYNFQSRFLNRLGVTNLRVFANGNNLLTWSDMVNFDPEAPAGRGGFYPQMRVYNLGLNVRF from the coding sequence ATGAGAAGACATATACAGGGCATGGGCATTCTCTTGTTTGCCCAACTGCTACTGTTGTTGTTTCACGGTGCTGCCTACGGGCAGCAGATTACCGTAAGCGGAACAGTGACCTCCGGGGAAGATGGGACCACCCTGCCCGGTGTGAATATCCTGTTAAAAGGTACCGGAAAGGGTACCATTTCGGATATCGATGGCAAGTATTCCATCACCGTGCCCTCCACGGGCACCTTGGTCTTTACCTTTATTGGCTATAAGTCCAGGGAAATGGCCATTGGGAACCGAACGGTACTGGATGTCGAAATGGGCCCAGACCTCCAGGCGTTGGACGAAGTGGTGGTAGTGGGATTTGGAGAGCAGAAGAAGGCGACCATGACAGGGGCAGTGGCCAGCATTGGGGACAAGGAGTTGGTACAGAGCCCAGTGGCCAATATCAGTAACTCCCTTGTAGGCCGGCTACCAGGGCTTATTGCCGTGCAGTCCAGTGGGGAACCCGGCTATGACCAATCCAGTTTGAAAATCCGGGGAATTGCTACCCTCAATACTGGGGCCGAATCAGATCCGCTGATCTTGGTGGACGGCGTACAGCGTTCCAACCTGAACCAGATCGATCCGCATGAAATCGAAACGTTGAGTATCCTTAAGGATGCCTCTGCCACTGCGGTATTTGGGGTGCGGGGAGCCAATGGGGTGATCCTTATCACCACCAAAACCGGTAGCAAGGGGAAGCCCGAGATCAACTACACGGCCAATTTTGGGCTCCAAAGTCCAAATTCACTGCCAGATTTGCTGGACAGCTATCAGTATGCCATGCTGCGAAACGAAGCCAGCGTCAATTCAGGACAGGAACCTTACTTCAGTGAATCTTCACTGGAACTGTACCGGAATGGGGGTGATCCCTATTTCCATCCCAATGTGGACTGGTTTGACCTGGTGCTAAAAGACTATTCTGCCCAACAACAACATAACTTTAACATCAGCGGGGGAACGGACAACACCCGGTACTTTGTATCGCTTGGATATTTTGACCAGAACGGAGCATATGATGTCCAGGATGTGCAGACAGCCTATTCGGCCAATCCAAAATTCAAGCGGTATAACTTCCGCTCCAATTTTGATATTGACTTTAATAAGGACTTTTCAGCATCGGTAAAGCTCAGTGGCCAGTTTACCGATTCCAATTATCCAGGCTATGGGGCAGGAGAAATCTTTTTCAGGATACTGAATTCCAATCCCATGATGAACCCCGGGGTCATTGATGGCAAATTGATCTCCGGTGTGGAAGGGCTTCCTTCCAGTTCGGGAAGCCCGTTGGATGCCATTGTCAATAACGGCTACCAACGGAATTTTGGGAGTACCATGAACACCAATGTAAGCCTAAAGCACAAATTGGGCTTTATTACAGAGGGATTGAGCGTAAGGGGGATGGTGGCCTATGACAACTACTACCAGCATAATGTTAGCAGGAGCAAGGAAAGCATGAAATACCGGATCGTAAAGGATCCTGAAGACCCTACCCAACCGGTGTTTTTGCCCCAGGGGATGGATGCGCCATTTTCCTTCGGTGAGAGCTATGGAAGGAACAGGAAGACCTATTTTGAAGGAGCTGTGGACTATTCGCGCAGTTTTGGACAACACAATATCACTGGTATGGCGCTTTATATGCAGGAACGCTATACCGCCCCCGGACAGGAATACAACGTGCCCAGGGGCTATCAGGGGTTGGTCGGAAGGGTGACCTATAACTTTAAGGAAAAGTACCTTTCCGAATTCAACATGGGCTATAATGGTTCGGAAAATTTTCCTGAAGGCAAGCGTTTTGGTTTTTTTCCCTCCTTTTCCTTGGGCTGGGTGCTGACCGAAGAGTCCTTCATACCGACGGGAGATTTCTTGTCCTATGTCAAGATACGTGGTTCGTATGGTGAAGTAGGGAACGACAAGATCGGCGGGGCTCGGTTCCTTTACCTGCCATCGGTCTTCTACCCCAACAGTGGAGGGTACCATTTTGGCCAATATGGGGACAACTACCAGTGGTATTCCGGGTCCCAGGAAGGCAGAGTGGGCAATCCCGATGTTACCTGGGAGAGGGCCAAGAAGTTCAATCTTGGGATAGAGACCGGTTTTTTTGGGGACAAGCTCCGGATCAATGCCGATATCTTTGCCGAAAAAAGGGACAATATCCTCTGGTACCTGGGTACCGTGCCCGATTTGGTGCAAGCTGACCTGCCCCCAGTGAACATAGGTAAAGTGGAAAACAAAGGTTTTGAACTGGAAGTGAACTTCAACGACCAGATCGGGGAATTCAAATACTGGGTAAAGTCTAATTATTCCCTGGCCAAAAACAAGATCCTGTACATGGACGAGCCCAATAGGGCCCATGAATGGCTGCAGCGTACCGGGCATCCGGTGGGCCAATACTGGGGATTGCAAAGCGATGGTTTTTACAATACCGAAGAAGAGCTCGCATCGGCCCCGACATCGGCATTTACGGCCGAACTCCAAGTAGGGGATATCCGCTATGTAGACCAAAACGATGACGGTACCATCGACCAGTACGATGAAGTGCCCATCGGGAATTCAAATTTTCCACAGGTCATCTATGGGCTTTCCTTTGGAGGACAGTACAAGGGCTTTGATTTTTCGGTGCTGTTCCAAGGTGCCGACAGGGTGTCCACCTACATCGACCAGATGGGTGCCTGGGCATTTGATACCGATTGGCGGAATGCCACTTCCCGGCACTTGGAACGTTGGACGCAAGAGCGGTATGAGCAGAACCTTCCCATTTCCTATCCGCGGGTGGAACTGTCCCCCACTTCAGGGAAGCATAATTACCGACCTTCTGATTTTTGGCTGGAGGATGCCAGCTATATCCGCTTGAAAAATGCGGAGATCGCTTATAATTTCCAAAGCCGTTTTTTGAACAGGCTCGGAGTGACCAACCTTCGGGTATTTGCCAATGGCAACAATCTGTTGACCTGGAGCGATATGGTGAATTTTGACCCTGAAGCACCTGCAGGAAGGGGTGGTTTTTACCCTCAGATGCGGGTGTACAACTTGGGACTGAACGTCCGCTTTTAA
- a CDS encoding hybrid sensor histidine kinase/response regulator transcription factor, translating to MMLFRIPLLFIFCLSIQLVLGQDNAQERLTGYERNYIGIESGLSNNAVTAIYQDKKGFVWIGTYDGLNRYDGYDFLVFRNQPRDTSSLVHNRIVSIYGDRNEVWVGTKRGLSVYDYHTGKFQARYYEDPKTKRRHKLTANINHITGRDGKIVVATAGQGVMVRADGGPLSRVPLWDAGKRYYDYHAQGAAVDKDHNVWAFIQGYGLAVRKEEDSCFKVVLKDIKSANCIELDSEGNIWIGSDYGLARFHVQQKDWYLYPAQITKNKITDIMNVADDGQIWVATDGNGLLVLEKGSEKSYFLKEGTVPSDLVSNAVYGLALDRQGRKWVGTLRGGVNILEKKQNRFVTVHNPDNLVNGLPSDFILSFCQTSGDSLWVGTDGGGVSIWDRKRDRYTNYRHRSGKPGSLPNDFVTAIVERENNLWLATYGGGVCRYDSRADAFVPYTLSNPEGMAHWYIWVLFKDRSGDLWAATSNGEGLYRYNGQKDRFDFVDVGIYGIISMAQDHNGDYWVGTFDHLVKLDLSVEQDHEVIDIGYPVRDIMSLGPEDLLVATEGSGIWRFDSGQGTAKTYLQEEGLPNNSVLKMVGDRNGKIWMSTYKGLAKFDPEGEKFTSFFASDGLQSNQFNYNAGIRLDDGKLAFGGIKGFNLIDPLHQKSEGSFPHIHLTQLRVNNQPGHPDGKTIFALDKLELPYDQSMVSLDFLALEYAHPEKIAYAYHMEGWDEKWHFVKNSRMANYSKLREGEYTFHVRATNAQGEWSPQVVSLPISILPPWYRTWWAYGLYSVIVGGLAGILVLYQRKQDKLKYQVSLSREMARREKELNEKKLNFFTNISHEFRSPLTMIINPLKEVMYGERKQLEAGAVEVVYRNSKRLLSLVDQLLLFRKVQTEVGNVKMVKLDVIGLCKEVFSCFIHHAKDLDISYQFHAELDSFEVVADRQKLEIAVFNLVSNALKFVPPHTGKVLVSAVHASNRFTVTVEDNGKGIGEGDRERIFDLFYQGNSQSGAKGFGIGLYLVKKLVEEHKGSVDLTDSTWGGAKFTIGLPTGKSHVPDGLVHEDVGEQMVFLEELFDFENNHMPQKTETWDGLATITDGVVTAKKRVLAVDDNPQLRQYIKRIFETQFQVVLAESAEQALEIVEGQEIDLIISDVVMKGMNGVELCKELKSREEYRYIPMVLLTASASDSIKLKGIEVGADDYITKPFDKNYLMARVKGILRQQESVQRHLLTSVSKKPTDRKLSKEDKEFIDKMVKVIEENLDNDGFSIQVLAVDMCMSHSMLYRKVKLATGKTVNEIIRFVRLRAIATTLITTDAQVNEAVSSAGWHDLKYFRKQFSQQYGMTPSAFQKKYRGAVTERQYILNAGFFK from the coding sequence ATGATGCTCTTCCGGATACCTTTACTTTTCATATTCTGCCTCTCCATCCAATTGGTCCTTGGACAGGACAATGCTCAGGAAAGGCTGACAGGATATGAACGGAATTATATTGGGATAGAGAGCGGCCTGTCCAATAATGCGGTCACGGCAATTTACCAGGATAAGAAAGGGTTCGTATGGATCGGTACCTATGATGGCCTGAACAGGTACGACGGATATGACTTTTTGGTGTTCAGGAATCAGCCCAGGGATACGTCATCCTTGGTCCATAACCGGATTGTGAGTATTTATGGCGACAGGAACGAGGTATGGGTGGGAACCAAAAGAGGCCTCAGCGTATATGATTACCATACGGGGAAGTTCCAAGCAAGGTATTACGAGGATCCCAAAACCAAAAGAAGGCATAAACTAACGGCCAACATCAACCACATCACCGGCAGGGACGGTAAAATCGTAGTGGCCACGGCAGGACAGGGAGTGATGGTACGGGCTGATGGCGGTCCCCTGTCAAGGGTTCCCTTGTGGGACGCAGGGAAACGGTATTATGACTATCATGCCCAGGGAGCAGCCGTTGACAAGGACCATAACGTTTGGGCCTTTATCCAGGGATATGGACTGGCCGTAAGGAAAGAGGAGGACAGCTGCTTTAAGGTGGTGCTAAAGGACATAAAAAGCGCCAACTGTATCGAGTTGGACAGCGAGGGTAATATTTGGATCGGTTCGGACTATGGCCTGGCCCGTTTCCATGTTCAACAGAAGGATTGGTATTTGTATCCGGCGCAAATCACCAAAAACAAGATTACCGATATCATGAACGTCGCCGATGACGGACAGATATGGGTCGCCACGGATGGAAACGGGTTGCTCGTCCTGGAAAAGGGATCGGAAAAGTCCTATTTTCTGAAAGAAGGTACCGTTCCATCCGATTTGGTCAGCAATGCCGTATATGGCTTGGCCCTTGACCGACAGGGAAGGAAATGGGTCGGCACCCTAAGGGGAGGGGTCAATATCCTTGAAAAGAAACAAAACCGGTTCGTTACCGTCCATAACCCCGATAATTTGGTAAATGGCCTGCCGAGCGATTTTATACTTTCTTTCTGCCAGACCAGTGGTGATAGCCTCTGGGTCGGTACCGACGGGGGTGGGGTGAGCATATGGGACAGGAAACGTGACAGGTACACCAACTACCGACACCGGAGCGGAAAGCCTGGGTCCCTTCCCAATGATTTTGTAACGGCCATCGTGGAAAGGGAAAACAACCTGTGGCTTGCTACATATGGTGGGGGCGTTTGCAGGTATGACAGCCGGGCCGATGCCTTTGTCCCCTACACCCTGAGCAATCCGGAGGGCATGGCCCACTGGTATATTTGGGTCCTGTTCAAGGACCGGTCAGGTGATTTGTGGGCAGCCACATCAAATGGAGAAGGGCTTTATCGGTACAACGGACAAAAGGACCGCTTCGACTTCGTGGACGTGGGCATATACGGGATCATCTCGATGGCCCAAGACCATAATGGAGATTACTGGGTGGGGACGTTTGACCATTTGGTGAAGCTTGACCTATCCGTGGAGCAGGACCATGAAGTGATTGACATAGGCTATCCTGTCAGGGATATCATGTCCCTAGGACCGGAAGACCTTCTGGTGGCCACAGAAGGCAGTGGGATCTGGAGGTTTGACAGTGGACAGGGAACAGCCAAGACCTACCTTCAGGAAGAGGGACTGCCCAATAATTCGGTACTGAAAATGGTAGGGGACCGAAATGGAAAAATTTGGATGAGCACCTATAAAGGATTGGCAAAATTTGATCCGGAAGGAGAGAAATTCACCAGTTTTTTTGCCTCCGACGGCCTGCAGAGCAACCAGTTCAATTACAACGCCGGAATAAGGCTCGATGATGGGAAATTGGCCTTTGGTGGCATTAAGGGATTTAACCTCATAGATCCCCTGCACCAAAAAAGCGAAGGGAGCTTCCCCCACATTCACCTTACCCAACTTAGGGTGAACAACCAACCGGGGCATCCCGATGGGAAGACCATATTTGCCCTTGACAAGCTTGAACTGCCATATGACCAATCCATGGTTTCCCTGGATTTTTTGGCCCTGGAGTATGCCCATCCCGAAAAGATAGCATATGCATACCACATGGAAGGGTGGGACGAGAAATGGCACTTTGTCAAGAATTCCAGAATGGCCAATTATTCCAAGCTTAGGGAAGGGGAATATACCTTCCACGTCAGGGCAACCAATGCTCAGGGAGAATGGAGTCCCCAGGTGGTTTCGCTCCCCATTTCCATCCTTCCACCTTGGTACAGGACCTGGTGGGCCTATGGACTCTATAGTGTCATCGTTGGGGGATTGGCAGGGATATTGGTCCTTTACCAAAGAAAACAGGACAAACTGAAGTACCAGGTAAGCCTTTCAAGGGAAATGGCCCGTCGGGAAAAGGAACTCAACGAAAAAAAGTTGAACTTCTTTACCAATATCTCCCATGAGTTCAGGTCCCCTTTGACCATGATCATCAACCCGTTAAAGGAGGTGATGTACGGGGAACGGAAACAGCTTGAAGCGGGGGCCGTAGAGGTGGTCTATAGAAACTCGAAAAGACTATTGAGCTTAGTGGACCAACTGCTGCTCTTCAGGAAGGTCCAGACCGAAGTGGGGAATGTGAAAATGGTAAAACTGGATGTTATTGGCCTTTGTAAAGAGGTGTTTAGCTGTTTTATCCACCATGCCAAGGATTTGGACATTTCTTATCAATTCCACGCAGAGCTTGATTCCTTCGAAGTTGTTGCAGACCGGCAGAAATTGGAAATTGCGGTGTTCAACCTGGTATCCAACGCCCTGAAATTTGTGCCGCCCCATACGGGAAAGGTCCTGGTCAGTGCCGTGCATGCCTCCAATAGGTTTACGGTAACGGTGGAAGACAACGGAAAGGGAATCGGAGAAGGGGACCGTGAAAGGATATTTGACCTTTTCTACCAGGGGAATTCCCAATCAGGGGCAAAGGGGTTTGGAATTGGGCTCTATTTGGTGAAAAAGCTTGTGGAAGAGCACAAGGGATCCGTTGACCTTACCGACAGCACATGGGGAGGGGCAAAGTTTACCATTGGCCTGCCTACCGGGAAATCCCATGTCCCGGACGGTCTGGTCCATGAGGACGTCGGGGAACAAATGGTCTTCCTGGAGGAACTGTTTGATTTTGAAAATAACCACATGCCCCAAAAAACGGAAACATGGGACGGGCTGGCCACGATTACCGATGGAGTCGTGACGGCCAAAAAAAGGGTGCTGGCAGTTGATGATAATCCCCAGCTCCGCCAATATATCAAGAGAATTTTCGAAACACAGTTTCAAGTAGTGCTGGCAGAGAGTGCAGAGCAGGCACTTGAAATAGTGGAAGGACAAGAGATCGACCTGATAATTTCAGATGTGGTCATGAAAGGAATGAACGGTGTGGAGCTGTGCAAAGAGCTGAAATCCAGGGAGGAATATCGCTATATTCCAATGGTGCTCTTGACAGCCAGTGCCTCGGACAGCATAAAGCTCAAGGGCATTGAAGTAGGGGCCGATGATTACATTACCAAACCATTTGATAAAAATTACCTCATGGCCAGGGTAAAAGGGATACTGAGGCAGCAGGAATCCGTCCAGCGCCATCTGCTGACATCGGTTTCCAAGAAACCCACCGATAGGAAACTGTCCAAGGAAGACAAGGAATTTATCGATAAAATGGTAAAGGTAATCGAAGAAAACCTGGACAATGATGGGTTTTCCATCCAGGTGCTCGCCGTCGACATGTGCATGAGCCATTCCATGTTGTACAGGAAAGTAAAATTGGCCACCGGCAAAACGGTCAACGAGATAATCCGCTTTGTGAGGTTAAGGGCGATCGCCACTACCCTGATCACCACCGATGCCCAGGTGAACGAGGCCGTTTCAAGTGCCGGTTGGCACGACCTCAAATATTTCAGGAAACAGTTCAGCCAGCAATACGGTATGACCCCTTCGGCATTTCAGAAAAAATACAGGGGAGCGGTTACCGAACGACAGTATATCCTGAATGCAGGCTTTTTTAAATGA
- a CDS encoding GreA/GreB family elongation factor, which translates to MKPLVKKSDYHSIKKILTATVSLGYQKDALLLERELRNCEIVADHLVNDLVVRLGSTVTVLDTGQGKNIRVTLVPPQDSNVTAGHISIMAPLAVALLGFQEGHEFSWTLPSGERRLRILKVQQP; encoded by the coding sequence ATGAAACCATTAGTTAAGAAATCAGACTATCACTCCATAAAAAAAATATTGACGGCTACAGTCTCCCTGGGATATCAAAAGGACGCACTCTTATTGGAAAGGGAGTTGAGGAACTGCGAAATCGTGGCCGATCATTTGGTCAATGACCTTGTCGTAAGACTGGGGTCCACTGTAACGGTATTGGATACCGGACAGGGCAAGAACATCCGTGTCACCCTTGTTCCACCTCAGGATTCCAATGTGACCGCCGGTCATATTTCGATAATGGCCCCACTTGCGGTGGCCTTGTTGGGATTCCAAGAGGGCCATGAATTTTCATGGACCCTGCCCTCAGGCGAAAGGAGGTTAAGGATATTAAAGGTACAACAGCCTTAA
- a CDS encoding SRPBCC family protein, whose protein sequence is MMNNHASLDLSVNRANNSIHIKRKFDADLKKVWQAWSDPELLDKWWAPKPYHIETKSLDFKEGGRWLYAMVSPENKKDWCKADYKIIKPLKSISWLDAFCDEEGNDTSGKPNSFWTIVFTEDNGTTTVATTLRHGSITDLDNMIEMGFKEGYEMALSNLDGLLSNTE, encoded by the coding sequence ATGATGAATAACCATGCTTCATTGGACCTTTCGGTTAACAGGGCAAACAATAGTATTCATATCAAACGTAAGTTCGATGCCGATCTTAAAAAAGTATGGCAGGCCTGGAGCGATCCGGAACTGCTCGACAAATGGTGGGCACCCAAACCCTATCATATTGAGACCAAATCGCTGGATTTTAAAGAAGGTGGACGGTGGCTTTATGCGATGGTAAGTCCTGAAAATAAAAAGGACTGGTGTAAGGCGGATTACAAGATTATTAAACCGTTAAAATCCATTTCCTGGCTGGACGCCTTTTGTGATGAAGAGGGCAATGATACTTCCGGAAAACCAAATTCTTTTTGGACAATCGTTTTTACAGAAGATAACGGAACCACCACAGTGGCTACCACGCTTCGGCACGGGAGCATTACTGATCTTGACAATATGATCGAAATGGGTTTTAAAGAAGGCTATGAAATGGCATTGTCAAACTTGGATGGACTTTTGTCAAATACTGAATAG
- a CDS encoding ArsR/SmtB family transcription factor encodes MRRDIFQAIADPTRRAIIVLIAIQALTPNAIAEHFDVSRQAVSKHLRILQECEVVKKEHSGREVFYELEVEKMKEIDQWLEQFRKIWETRFNQLDDVLATIKKNNDE; translated from the coding sequence ATGAGAAGAGATATATTTCAGGCCATAGCCGATCCTACCCGAAGGGCAATAATAGTCCTGATAGCCATTCAGGCACTTACGCCCAACGCCATTGCCGAGCATTTTGATGTCTCCAGGCAGGCCGTATCGAAACATTTACGGATTTTGCAGGAGTGTGAAGTGGTGAAAAAAGAACATTCAGGACGGGAGGTCTTCTATGAACTTGAGGTAGAAAAAATGAAAGAGATCGACCAGTGGTTAGAACAATTTCGAAAAATTTGGGAAACCAGGTTCAATCAATTGGACGATGTATTAGCAACCATAAAAAAGAATAATGATGAATAA
- a CDS encoding YdeI/OmpD-associated family protein: MEKVDQYIEKIKNWKEETLLLREVCLECGLEEDFKWMHPCYTHNGKNIVLIHGFKDYCALLFHKGVLLDDTENILVQQTENVQSARQIRFTSAKEIIDLKSVVKTYVFETIEAEKSGLKVEWKKTSEYEVPTELEEAFKNYPELETAFYNLTPGRQRGYLFYLSQAKQSKTRFSRIEKTFSKILEGKGYNER, from the coding sequence ATGGAAAAAGTTGACCAATACATAGAAAAGATAAAAAACTGGAAAGAAGAGACCCTCTTGTTGCGAGAGGTCTGTTTGGAATGTGGGCTTGAAGAAGATTTTAAATGGATGCATCCCTGTTACACCCACAACGGTAAAAATATCGTGCTCATACACGGCTTCAAAGACTATTGTGCCTTGCTTTTCCATAAAGGGGTTTTGCTGGATGATACCGAAAATATTTTGGTCCAACAAACTGAAAATGTACAATCGGCACGTCAAATACGGTTTACGAGCGCCAAGGAAATCATCGATTTAAAATCCGTTGTCAAGACTTATGTTTTTGAAACCATAGAAGCCGAAAAGTCAGGCTTAAAGGTGGAGTGGAAAAAGACTTCGGAATATGAAGTGCCTACTGAACTTGAAGAGGCTTTTAAAAATTATCCTGAATTAGAAACTGCTTTTTACAACCTAACACCTGGGAGACAAAGAGGTTATTTATTCTACCTCTCTCAGGCCAAACAATCGAAAACCCGGTTTTCAAGAATTGAAAAGACCTTTTCTAAAATATTAGAAGGAAAAGGATATAACGAGCGATAA
- a CDS encoding DUF4180 domain-containing protein, which produces MEIIEHSLKGIKVAEVISNEIIIQNLEDAIDLMGNIYYQGFDKLILYQKNITADFFDLKTKLAGDILQKFAQYQLPLIIIGDFSIYSSKSLNDFIYESNQGRQVRFQSSLNEALNVL; this is translated from the coding sequence ATGGAAATAATAGAACATTCACTTAAGGGTATTAAAGTAGCAGAGGTCATTTCCAATGAAATTATAATTCAAAACCTTGAAGATGCTATAGACTTAATGGGGAACATCTATTACCAAGGTTTTGATAAACTGATCTTATACCAAAAAAATATTACTGCAGACTTTTTTGATTTAAAGACCAAACTAGCAGGCGATATTCTTCAAAAATTTGCCCAGTATCAACTGCCATTAATTATCATAGGGGATTTTTCAATATATTCTAGCAAGAGCCTAAATGATTTTATTTATGAAAGTAACCAAGGAAGGCAGGTGCGTTTTCAAAGCTCACTAAATGAAGCGTTAAACGTATTGTGA
- a CDS encoding iron chaperone, which translates to MKEIKPRTVDEFIDRSPAVAKEIMLKLRELIETTEPKAAGGIKWNVPIYNYNGILAGFSLAKNHVSFGIDSLSDEVRKTLEAKGYKTGKKTIQIKFGQEVPSSEIKQLIKDQSKLNEL; encoded by the coding sequence ATGAAAGAAATCAAGCCCAGGACAGTAGATGAGTTTATCGATAGATCACCAGCAGTTGCCAAGGAAATAATGCTTAAGCTCAGGGAACTGATCGAAACTACAGAACCAAAGGCAGCGGGGGGTATCAAATGGAACGTGCCTATCTACAATTATAATGGCATTCTTGCCGGATTTTCTTTGGCAAAGAATCACGTGAGTTTTGGTATTGATTCCCTGTCGGATGAAGTGCGGAAAACCCTGGAAGCAAAGGGATACAAAACAGGGAAGAAAACCATTCAAATTAAGTTTGGCCAAGAGGTTCCTTCTTCCGAGATTAAACAACTGATAAAAGATCAATCAAAGCTTAACGAATTATAA
- a CDS encoding DoxX family protein: MKKRDKIIYWIATVWLSLGMLSTGIVQLIKMEEEVASMQHLGYPGYLLTILGVWKILGVTAILIPKYPLLKEWAYAGFFFVMTGAMASHLIIGDDTTTLFGPGLLIVLTVVSWCFRPEPRKLTMPKK, from the coding sequence ATGAAAAAACGAGACAAAATTATTTACTGGATAGCTACGGTCTGGCTGTCCTTGGGGATGTTGTCCACGGGAATTGTCCAATTGATAAAAATGGAGGAAGAAGTTGCGAGTATGCAGCACTTAGGTTATCCGGGTTATTTATTGACCATTCTGGGCGTTTGGAAAATTTTAGGCGTAACCGCCATTCTTATTCCAAAATATCCATTGTTAAAAGAATGGGCGTATGCAGGTTTTTTCTTTGTGATGACTGGAGCTATGGCCTCACACTTGATAATTGGAGATGATACCACTACACTCTTTGGCCCTGGTTTGCTTATTGTATTGACAGTTGTTTCCTGGTGTTTCAGGCCAGAGCCTAGAAAATTAACAATGCCCAAAAAATGA
- a CDS encoding SRPBCC domain-containing protein: MVQKTKVNAPEGKQELTIIRDFDLPVVLVYKAYTEAEFVAQWMGTTVLKLENRNHGSYAFETSHEGQVMFKANGTIHKVIPDQEIVRTFEMEGMAMGVQLEFLHFEKVSHDKSKLTIQIVYKSEKHRAEQLKLPFAYGLNRAHDKLEEILTDVK; encoded by the coding sequence ATGGTACAAAAAACAAAAGTGAATGCCCCTGAAGGCAAACAAGAGCTAACCATTATAAGGGACTTTGACCTTCCGGTAGTGCTGGTATACAAAGCTTACACGGAGGCGGAATTTGTTGCTCAGTGGATGGGTACAACAGTTTTAAAGCTGGAAAACAGAAATCATGGAAGTTATGCCTTTGAAACCTCGCACGAAGGGCAGGTAATGTTTAAGGCCAATGGCACTATTCATAAGGTGATTCCTGACCAGGAAATCGTTCGAACCTTTGAAATGGAAGGTATGGCGATGGGCGTACAATTGGAGTTTCTACATTTTGAAAAGGTTTCCCATGATAAAAGCAAATTAACGATTCAGATTGTCTACAAATCCGAAAAACACCGAGCCGAGCAACTAAAACTCCCATTTGCTTATGGCTTGAATAGGGCTCACGATAAACTGGAGGAAATTCTAACGGACGTAAAATAA